A single region of the Drosophila takahashii strain IR98-3 E-12201 chromosome 2R, DtakHiC1v2, whole genome shotgun sequence genome encodes:
- the Spt5 gene encoding transcription elongation factor SPT5 yields the protein MSDSEVSNMSDSGSEDGSISNKSQRSVRSKSRSRSRSGSRGSRSVSRSRSRSQSGHSRSGSESPQRRDNRPKSDESGEEEEEPPGEDIDSEEYDEEENDDHPRKKKKKERFGGFIIDEAEVDDEVDEDDEWEEGANEIGIVGNEIDELGPTARDIEIRRRGTNLWDTQKEDEIEEYLRKKYADESIAKRHFGDGGEEMSDEITQQTLLPGIKDPNLWMVKCRIGEEKATALLLMRKYLTYLNTDDPLQIKSIIAPEGVKGYIYLEAYKQTHVKTCIDNVGNLRMGKWKQEMVPIKEMTDVLKVVKEQVGLKVKQWVRLKRGLYKDDIAQVDYVDLAQNQVHLKLLPRIDYTRMRGALRTTATESDDSKRKKKRRPAAKPFDPEAVRAIGGEVHSDGDFLLFEGNRYSRKGFLYKNFTMSAILSDGVKPTLAELERFEESPEEVNLEIMGTVKDDPTSAHSFSMGDNVEVCVGDLENLQAKIVAIDGTMITVMPKHQDLKDPLIFKASELRKYFKTGDHARVLAGRYEGETGLIIRVEPSRVVLVSDLTNHELEVLPRDLQLCSDVATGVDCLGQFQWGDLVQLDSQNVGVIVRLERENFHVLGMNGKCIECKPTALHKRRENRNTVALDADQNQIRRRDIVKVMEGPHAGRSGEIKHLYRSLAFLHCRMYTENGGIFVCKTRHLQLAGGSKTNVNNAGTLGGLGFMSPRIQSPMHPSGGRGGARGGARGGRGGFRVTRDREILGKTIKISGGPYKGAVGIVKDATESTARVELHTSCQTISVDRNHIAIVGVTGKEGSVSTYGRTPARTPGYGAQTPSYTAAGSKTPLVGSQTPNWDTDTRTPYGTMTPSHDGSMTPRHGAWDPTANTTPARNNDFDYSLEEPSPSPGYNPSTPGYQMTSQFAPQTPGTLYGSDRSYSPFNPSPSPAPSPYPVGYMNTPSPSTYSPNTPGGIPQSPYNPQTPGASLDSSMGDWCTTDIEVRIHTHDDTDLVGQTGIIRTVSNGVCSVFLRQEDRSVSIVSEHLAPVPPNSGDEFKVIYGEERESVGRVLSKQEGDVLVCKINDEVKMIPVNHLCKMKSID from the exons ATGTCGGACTCGGAAGTCAGTAATATGTCGGATAGTGGATCCGAAGATGGATCCATTTCCAACAAGTCGCAACGCAGCGTAAGATCCAAGTCAAGGTCGCGATCTAGGTCCGGTTCGAGAGGATCTCGTTCGGTTTCGAGGTCCCGATCCCGCTCCCAATCCGGACACTCGAGATCCGGCTCTGAGTCGCCACAGCGACGCGACAATCGTCCCAAGAGCGATGAATccggcgaggaggaggaggagccccCCGGCGAGGACATTGATTCCGAGGAGTACGATGAGGAGGAGAACGACGATCACCcaaggaagaagaagaagaaggagcgCTTCGGTGGCTTCATCATAGACGAGGCCGAAGTGGACGACGAG GTCGATGAAGATGACGAGTGGGAGGAGGGTGCCAATGAGATTGGCATTGTGGGCAACGAGATTGATGAACTGGGTCCCACGGCCAGGGACATTGAAATTCGACGACGAGGCACCAACCTCTGGGA CACCCAAAAGGAGGACGAGATCGAGGAGTACCTCCGAAAGAAATACGCTGACGAGTCCATTGCCAAGCGGCACTTTGGAGATGGCGGTGAGGAGATGTCGGACGAGATTACCCAGCAAACTCTTTTGCCAGGCATCAA GGATCCCAATTTGTGGATGGTGAAATGCCGGATTGGTGAGGAGAAGGCCACAGCTCTTCTTCTGATGAGAAAGTACTTGACCTACTTGAACACCGATGATCCTctgcaaatcaaatcgattatTGCGCCGGAGGGCGTCAAGGGATACATTTATCTGGAGGCCTACAAGCAGACCCATGTCAAAACATGCATTGACAACGTCGGCAATCTTCGGATGGGCAAATGGAAGCAAGAAATGGTGCCCATCAAGGAGATGACGGATGTGCTGAAGGTGGTCAAGGAGCAAGTTGGCCTCAAGGTCAAGCAATGGGTGCGCCTAAAGCGCGGTCTCTACAAAGACGACATTGCCCAGGTGGATTATGTGGATTTGGCCCAGAACCAAGTGCATCTAAAGTTGCTTCCACGCATCGACTATACAAGAATGCGTGGAGCTCTAAGGACAACAGCAACG GAGAGTGACGATAGCAAGCGCAAGAAGAAACGACGCCCGGCAGCTAAACCTTTCGATCCAGAGGCAGTGAG GGCCATTGGAGGCGAAGTCCACTCGGATGGTGATTTCTTGCTCTTCGAGGGAAACCGGTATTCACGGAAGGGATTCCTCTACAAGAACTTTACCATGTCGGCCATTCTGTCAGACGGTGTGAAGCCTACTCTAGCCGAGCTAGAACGCTTTGAAGAGTCTCCGGAGG AGGTCAACTTGGAAATTATGGGCACCGTCAAGGACGATCCCACTTCGGCTCACTCGTTCTCAATGGGCGACAATGTTGAGGTTTGCGTGGGAGATTTGGAGAACTTGCAAGCCAAAATTGTGGCCATCGATGGCACTATGATTACAGTCATGCCCAAACATCAAGATCTTAAG GATCCTTTGATTTTCAAAGCCAGTGAGCTGCGCAAGTACTTCAAGACAGGAGATCACGCCAGAGTGCTGGCCGGTCGCTATGAAGGCGAAACTGGTCTCATCATTCGCGTTGAGCCCTCCAGAGTGGTGCTCGTCTCCGATCTGACCAATCACGAGTTGGAGGTGCTGCCAAGGGACCTGCAACTGTGCTCGGATGTGGCCACAGGTGTCGACTGTCTCGGCCAATTCCAATGGGGAGATTTGGTGCAACTGGA TTCCCAGAATGTGGGCGTTATCGTGCGATTGGAGCGTGAAAACTTCCATGTTTTGGGCATGAATGGCAAGTGCATTGAGTGCAAACCAACTGCATTGCACAAGCGAAGGGAGAACCGCAATACGGTGGCCCTGGATGCCGATCAAAATCAGATCCGTCGACGTGATATTGTCAAGGTGATGGAGGGTCCCCATGCT GGTCGTTCGGGCGAGATCAAGCACTTGTACCGCAGTCTGGCCTTTCTCCATTGCCGCATGTACACGGAGAACGGTGGAATATTCGTGTGCAAGACCCGGCACTTGCAGTTGGCCGGAGGCAGCAAGACCAACGTTAATAATGCTGGCACTCTTGGCGGCTTGGGTTTCATGTCGCCGCGCATTCAGTCGCCCATGCATCCATCCGGTGGTCGCGGTGGAGCTCGAGGTGGAGCACGCGGTGGACGAGGCGGATTCCGTGTGACTCGCGATCGTGAAATTCTGGGCAAAACCATCAAGATTAGTGGCGGACCCTACAAGGGAGCTGTCGGCATTGTCAAGGACGCAACTGAGAGCACGGCTCGCGTGGAACTGCACACCTCATGTCAGACGATTTCGGTGGACCGGAATCATATTGCCATTGTGGGAGTTACCGGAAAGGAGGGCAGTGTCTCCACATATGGACGCACTCCAGCTCGTACGCCCGGCTACGGAGCCCAGACTCCCAGCTATACCGCTGCCGGATCGAAAACTCCGTTGGTGGGAAGCCAAACGCCCAACTGGGATACGGATACTCGTACGCCTTATGGTACAATGACACCGTCGCACGATGGCAGCATGACGCCTCGTCATGGAGCTTGGGATCCCACAGCGAACACAACGCCGGCAAGGAACAACGATTTCGATTATTCCCTGGAGGAGCCCAGCCCCAGCCCTGGCTACAATCCAA GTACTCCTGGCTATCAGATGACTTCCCAGTTTGCCCCTCAAACGCCTGGCACTCTGTACGGCTCGGACAGGAGCTACAGCCCCTTCAATCCCAGTCCCAGTCCAGCTCCGTCGCCCTATCCCGTTGGCTACATGAACACTCCTTCCCCGTCGACCTATTCACCGAATACTCCGGGTGGCATACCGCAATCCCCGTACAATCCCCAGACACCTGGGGCAAGTCTGGATTCGTCAATGGGCGACTGGTGTACCACGGACATTGAGGTTCGGATTCATACGCACGACGACACCGATCTCGTTGGGCAAACGGGCATCATCCGCACCGTTTCCAACGGGGTGTGCTCCGTATTCTTGCGACAAGAGGATCGCAGTGTGTCTATTGTCAGCGAGCACTTGGCGCCAGTGCCACCAAACAGTGGCGATGAATTCAAGGTCATTTACGGCGAGGAGCGCGAGTCCGTGGGCCGAGTGCTGTCCAAGCAAGAGGGCGACGTACTCGTCTGCAAAATAAATGACGAGGTCAAGATGATACCCGTAAACCACCTCTGCAAGATGAAGTCCATCGACTAA